The Bradyrhizobium sp. LLZ17 genomic sequence TTGACCAGCACCTGGCCGGGACCCGGTGTCGGCTCCAGCATCCGGTCCACGACAATCTCACCGTTCCTGAAAATCGCAGCGCGCATCCGTCTCCTCCCTTGTTGTTGGAGCCGTTGATAGCACGATACCGGTTCGAAATATTGCGTCAGGGGTTCGGGGAGCGCTCGGCCTGCACCAAAAGCTGGGCGCGACGGATGCGCTCGCGATGGGCGATATAGAGACCACTGGCGACGATGAACGCCGCGCCGACGATGGTCCACATGTCCGGCAATTCCCCGAAGATGAAGAAGCCCAAAATGCTGACCCACAACAATTGCGTGTAGGAGAACGGCGCCAGCACCGAGGCATCGCCATAGCGGTAGGCCAGCACGATGATCCACTGGCCGACGGTGGACGCGACGCCAATCACGATGCCGAGTCCGATCGCAGTCCAGCTCGGCGTCACCCAGACGAACGGCACCATCACTGTGAGGATCGCAACACCGGTGAGCGCGGAATAGGCCATCGTGGTGATGACGGCTTCGCGGCCGCTTATCATGCGGGTCAGGATCAATGCGGCAGCCCAGCAGAACGCTGAGATGATCGGGAAGAAGGCGGCGACGTGAAACGCGTTCGAGCCCGGCCGCAGGATGATGATCACCCCCATCAGGCCGAGCGCGGTCGCGATCCAGCGGCGCATGCCGACCTTCTCGCTGAGAAAGATGATCGACAGCGCAGTGACGAACAGCGGAGAGACGAAGCCGGTTGCAGACGCCTCCGCGATCGGGAGGAAGCGCAGGCCAGTGATGAAGAAGAGCGAGGAGCCGAGCAGCGCCGCGCCGCGCATCAACTGCAAACCGAGGCGCTCGGTGCGCATCGCATAAAGCGGCGACGCCGGCAGCATCACAGGCGTGAACATCAGCGCGAACGTCACGAAGCGGATCCAGGTGATCTCGATCGACGGCAGGCTCGTCGACAAATATTTCGCGGTGACGTCGGAGCAGCCGAGAAACACCGTCGACAGCAACACCAGTGCAATGCCCTTGAAGGGATGATCGACGCGCGCAGGCGCGCGGCGCGTCTGCTGCTTCTTCTCCGGCATCGGCATGGCAATACTGTCGAGCCTTGCGGCTACGGCGGGCGGCGGGGTCACGGCTGGAACCTGGGAAATACGAGATCGGGGACGGCTGTAAAAAACGACAAACGCGCCGCTTTCACAACTTGCGAAAACAGGATGCCGATATGCGCTGGCGTCCGCGCGCGTCAATGGTCCATTAATATTGCGCGTTGCTGCACTACAGCATGGGGAGGCCGCGCGGCTTGGGACCGCGCGGAAACGCCGCATCCAGCGCCGCAATGTCGTCTGTCGTCAGCACGAGATCGCCGGCCACCGCGTTTTCTATGGCATGTTCCGCGGATGACGCCTTGGGGATCGCGAACACCGTAGTCGCACGGGTGAGGAAGCTCAGTGCGACCTGACGCGGCGTCGCGCGACGCGCTTGCGCAATGCGCGCAAGCACGGCGCCGCCCTTGCTGTCGCCGGCGGGAAAATCGTCATGGCCGAACGGCGAATAGGCGACCACCGCAACACCGTGCTGCTCGCACCACGGGATCACCGCATGCTCGATCGCGCGCTCCTTGAGATGATAGAGCACCTGATTGCACGCGACCCTGCCCTCGCCCGCAATTTCGAAAATCTCGTCGAGATCGTCCGCGTCGAAATTGGACACGCCCCAGGATTTTATCTTGCCGGCCTTCACCAGCTCTTCGAATGCAGCGACGGTGTCTTGCAGCGGATACGAACCGCGCCAGTGCAGGAGATAGCAATCGAGACGATCGGTCTTCAGCCGCTTCAGCGAGCGTTCGCAGGCGGCGATGGTGCCACGGCGCGAGGCGTTGCTCGGCAGCACTTTCGAGACCAGGAAGACTTCATCGCGCCGGTTCGCGATCGCATCGGCAATGACGAGCTCGGCATCGCCATACATCTCCGCGGTGTCGACGTGAGTCATCCCGAGATCGAGCCCGCGCTGAAGCGCCGCGATCGCGCGCTTGCGATCGCCATGGTCGAGATACCAGGTGCCCTGCCCGATGACGGAGACGTTGGCGCCGGTCTGGCCGAAGGGGTTTGATTTCATGTGAAAGCTCACAGTTCGCTGATATCCGCGACCAGCACAGTGCCGGTTGCTGACTCAGTGATATAGAGCCGATCTTTCTTCGCGCCACCGATCGCAACATTGGTGCAATTCGGCCCTGCGCACGACTTGATCCGCGCGATCAATTCTCCGTTCGGTGCGAACACGAAGACGTGCCCGAGTGAGGCGTGGCCGACGAACAGGCGCCCCCTCGCGTCCATGGTCACGCCATCAGGGCCGGATGTACCGAACAGCGCGCAGAAGCGGCCGACCTTGGACACGCTGCCGTCCCGCATGAACGGCAATCGCCACACGGAATTGTCGCGCGTCATCGCGACGAACAGCACGGTCTCGGTCGGATCGAGCACCAGGCCATTCGGGCTGATGCCGGTATTGATCAGGCAATCAAGCCGGCCACTCGCGCTCAGCCGATAGACCCGGCCGCTGGGATCATGGAGGCCGGTCTGGCCCTGGTCGGTGAAATAGATGTCGCCGTTGGAAGCAAGATGCAGATCGTTGCAGCCGCGAAACGATTCCGAATTGCGCGCGGTCAGCACCGGCTTGATGTGCCCGGCTTTGGCGTCGAGCTCCATGATGCCGTGCATGTAGTCGGCGACCAGGATGCGTCCGTCGGCTGCGATCTTCAGCCCGTTCGGCCAGCCGTCATATTCGACCACGAGCGACCATTCCCCATCAGGCGCGATGCGGAAGATGCGGCCGAAGGGAATGTCGACGATGTAGAGGTTGCCGTCCTTGTCGAACGACGGCCCTTCGATGAAGCTGTCAGTCGCAACGCCCGGCCGGTTGGCATCGGCCCAATCGCTCCGCACGCCCATGCGGCGGAATTTGTCGGGCATGGCCGAGAAGATTTTGGTTTCAATCAGGCGCGGCGGCGTTTCCAGGTACATCATGGTTGTTGTTGGCTGTTGATGAGAGCGCCGCAACATAAGGCACAATGGACAGCGCGTCGATTGGGGCGGAGGCATGGAACACCACCCTCATTGTCATTCCCCGCGAAAGCGGGGAATCCAGTACGCCGCGGCCTTACTGCTCAATCACAAGTGTCTCGGCGTACTGGATCGCCCGGCGAGGCCGGGCGATGACACCGGAGTTTAAGGCGACGACCGAGAACGTCGTCTTATCCCGCCGCGCCCGCTACTTTCGCCTGTTTCGCCGGCGCGAGCTCGGTCGCGGCGATCAGCTGCTTCAGCTCGGGGATACAGGAACCGCAATTGGTGCCGGCCTTGAGTTTCGCGCCGATCTCGGCGGCGGTGCGGGCGCCGGCTGCGATGGTGTCGCAGATGGTGCCGCGGCCGACGCCGAAACAGGCGCAGACGATCGGGCCGGTCGAGGCGGCGCCTTCGCTGGATTTGCCGGACAGCAGCATGCGGCGCTGCTCGTCGGTGACGTGATCGGCGGCGAACATGCTCTTCACCACCTCCCAGTCGCCGGCGTCATGCGCGGGGCCGACGAACAAGCAGGCCTCGATACGATCGCCTGTGAACGAGGCCGCGCGATAAACGCCGCCGCCGAAATCGCGGTACTCGGCGACATCCTCGCCGGCGACGCCATCGAGCCAGGCCGGCCAGCGCGCGAGATCGGCATTGTCGGCGAAGAGATAGCCGAAGCCGCCGGCGACGCTGGCGCGGGTCCACAACAGGTTCGGCGGCAGATCGAGCTGCTTTCGCGACAGCGCAAAACCGCGGAAGACGTATTCATACGGCGCGATGGCAGCCGGCGTAGCCTTCGATTCCGGCTGGCCCGAGAACGGATCTGTGAATGGAGCGACCAGCGCGCCGACGCGGCCGTGCGAGGTGTTCATCTGGCTCCAGTGGATCGGCGCGAACAGCGTGCCGCGCTGCTGCCGTTCGCTGACGACGACCTTCAGGATGCACTGGCCGTAATCCGTGGTGATGCGGGCAAACCCGTCATGAGCGATGCCGTATTTATTGGCGTCATCGGGATGAATCTCGACGAACGGTTCCGGCAGATGCGCGCCCAGCCGCTGGCTCAGGCCGGTGCGCGTCATGGTGTGCCACTGGTCGCGGATGCGCCCGGTATTGAGCCGCAGGGGTCGCGACGGGCCCGTCTCGCTACGCAGCGCCGGCACCTCGGGCGCGACGAAGCGGCCCTTGCCGTCATTGGTGAAGAAGCCGCCTTGCGCGAAGAAGCGCTCGCCGGGCGCCTGGTCTTCGCGTGCCGGCCATTGCACGGGTTTCAAGCCATCGAAGCCTTCATCGGACAACGAGGTGAGCGCGCCGATATCGAAATCGCGGCTGCCATTGTTCTCGAACGCCGAGAGCGCGGCGTGCTCGCGGAAAATGTCGGCTGCGGATTTGTAATTGAAACTGTCGCCGAAGCCGAGACGTTTTGCGGTCTCGCTCAGGATCCACCAGTCAGGCCGCGCCTCGCCCGGCGCCGGCAGGAAGGAGCGCTGGCGCGAGATGCGGCGCTCGGAATTGGTCACCGTGCCCGATTTCTCGCCCCAGGCCAGCGCCGGCAGCAGCACATGCGGGCCGGCCTCGAC encodes the following:
- a CDS encoding DMT family transporter encodes the protein MPMPEKKQQTRRAPARVDHPFKGIALVLLSTVFLGCSDVTAKYLSTSLPSIEITWIRFVTFALMFTPVMLPASPLYAMRTERLGLQLMRGAALLGSSLFFITGLRFLPIAEASATGFVSPLFVTALSIIFLSEKVGMRRWIATALGLMGVIIILRPGSNAFHVAAFFPIISAFCWAAALILTRMISGREAVITTMAYSALTGVAILTVMVPFVWVTPSWTAIGLGIVIGVASTVGQWIIVLAYRYGDASVLAPFSYTQLLWVSILGFFIFGELPDMWTIVGAAFIVASGLYIAHRERIRRAQLLVQAERSPNP
- a CDS encoding aldo/keto reductase is translated as MKSNPFGQTGANVSVIGQGTWYLDHGDRKRAIAALQRGLDLGMTHVDTAEMYGDAELVIADAIANRRDEVFLVSKVLPSNASRRGTIAACERSLKRLKTDRLDCYLLHWRGSYPLQDTVAAFEELVKAGKIKSWGVSNFDADDLDEIFEIAGEGRVACNQVLYHLKERAIEHAVIPWCEQHGVAVVAYSPFGHDDFPAGDSKGGAVLARIAQARRATPRQVALSFLTRATTVFAIPKASSAEHAIENAVAGDLVLTTDDIAALDAAFPRGPKPRGLPML
- a CDS encoding SMP-30/gluconolactonase/LRE family protein, translating into MYLETPPRLIETKIFSAMPDKFRRMGVRSDWADANRPGVATDSFIEGPSFDKDGNLYIVDIPFGRIFRIAPDGEWSLVVEYDGWPNGLKIAADGRILVADYMHGIMELDAKAGHIKPVLTARNSESFRGCNDLHLASNGDIYFTDQGQTGLHDPSGRVYRLSASGRLDCLINTGISPNGLVLDPTETVLFVAMTRDNSVWRLPFMRDGSVSKVGRFCALFGTSGPDGVTMDARGRLFVGHASLGHVFVFAPNGELIARIKSCAGPNCTNVAIGGAKKDRLYITESATGTVLVADISEL
- a CDS encoding molybdopterin-dependent oxidoreductase, with translation MTAIDPTLRATKTTCPYCGVGCGVLATPDGKGGAAIAGDPDHPANFGRLCSKGSALGETVGLESRLLYPMIRCKGVLERVAWSDALDHVAHRMQHIVARDGADAVAFYLSGQLLTEDYYVANKLMKGFVGTANVDTNSRLCMSSSVAGHRRAFGADTVPGCYEDLDRADLLVFVGSNAAWCHPVLFQRMLKNRQERGARMIVIDPRRTDTASDVDLFLGLKPGTDTALFSGLFVHLVDSNALDQDYIANNTSGFEDALARARNIAGSVTATALATGLTEQDVAAFFKMFRDTERVVTLYSQGVNQSAQGTDKVNAILNCHLATGRIGKPGASPFSLTGQPNAMGGREVGGLANQLAAHMNFTPPDIDRVRRFWKAPRIATHEGLKAVQLFEAINRGEVKALWVMGTNPAVSLPDADVVREALKKLELFVVSENVLSNDTVEAGPHVLLPALAWGEKSGTVTNSERRISRQRSFLPAPGEARPDWWILSETAKRLGFGDSFNYKSAADIFREHAALSAFENNGSRDFDIGALTSLSDEGFDGLKPVQWPAREDQAPGERFFAQGGFFTNDGKGRFVAPEVPALRSETGPSRPLRLNTGRIRDQWHTMTRTGLSQRLGAHLPEPFVEIHPDDANKYGIAHDGFARITTDYGQCILKVVVSERQQRGTLFAPIHWSQMNTSHGRVGALVAPFTDPFSGQPESKATPAAIAPYEYVFRGFALSRKQLDLPPNLLWTRASVAGGFGYLFADNADLARWPAWLDGVAGEDVAEYRDFGGGVYRAASFTGDRIEACLFVGPAHDAGDWEVVKSMFAADHVTDEQRRMLLSGKSSEGAASTGPIVCACFGVGRGTICDTIAAGARTAAEIGAKLKAGTNCGSCIPELKQLIAATELAPAKQAKVAGAAG